The Triticum dicoccoides isolate Atlit2015 ecotype Zavitan chromosome 6A, WEW_v2.0, whole genome shotgun sequence genome has a window encoding:
- the LOC119316490 gene encoding uncharacterized protein LOC119316490 isoform X2, whose amino-acid sequence MRVALDAPEPRFRRYPCLCHHLKLPPPRNAIDFLRYDVFSNDFGHRVLPCTNTSSFRRRTAPSISSVATSSRTILGTLGHHEHGDIDPWSIPLAVCHHGQRGAPWMYFVSHVPGSAAVLPLMDERGGVAGYSLQQQRWRRQRHHPHRTITCGAAAVSSSLSHFLRQHQQRGGSFPRRPWRLATPPGDVPRWDHSLSFALQFHALIHILYSACNLFVDMPRQGSYCCKINSSVSCDAEKSSSMDEQIPRCGSDDEP is encoded by the exons ATGCGTGTGGCGCTCGACGCTCCTGAGCCGCGCTTCCGCCGCTACCCCTGCCTGTGCCACCATCTCAAGCTTCCGCCACCGCGCAACGCCATCGATTTCCTACGCTACGACGTGTTCTCGAACGATTTTGGACACCGCGTCCTACCCTGCACCAACACCTCAAGCTTCCGCCGCCGCACGGCGCCATCGATCTCCTCCGTTGCGACGTCTTCTCGGACAATTCTCGGCACCCTAGGACATCACGAACATGGGGACATCGACCCGTGGTCAATTCCCCTAGCCGTCTGCCACCATGGCCAGAGAGGAGCACCATGGATGTACTTTGTCTCCCATGTGCCGGGGAGCGCAGCTGTACTTCCTCTCATGGATGAGCGCGGAGGGGTTGCGGGATATAGCCTCCAGCAACAACGATGGCGGCGGCAACGGCACCATCCTCACCGGACGATTACATGTGGCGCAGCGGCGGTGTCCTCTAGCCTCTCCCACTTTCTTCGTCAACACCAACAACGAGGTGGAAGCTTCCCAAGGCGGCCATGGCGGCTTGCCACGCCACCAGGCGATGTGCCAAGATGGGATCATTCTCTCAGTTTTGCCCTGCAGTTCCATGCATTGATTCATATCTTGTATTCTGCATGCAACCTGTTTGTCGATATGCCAAG GCAAGGAAGCTACTGCTGCAAGATCAATTCTTCCGTCAGTTGCGACGCGGAGAAGTCATCAAG CATGGATGAGCAGATCCCACGGTGTGGCTCAGACGATGAACCATAG
- the LOC119316490 gene encoding uncharacterized protein LOC119316490 isoform X1 — translation MRVALDAPEPRFRRYPCLCHHLKLPPPRNAIDFLRYDVFSNDFGHRVLPCTNTSSFRRRTAPSISSVATSSRTILGTLGHHEHGDIDPWSIPLAVCHHGQRGAPWMYFVSHVPGSAAVLPLMDERGGVAGYSLQQQRWRRQRHHPHRTITCGAAAVSSSLSHFLRQHQQRGGSFPRRPWRLATPPGDVPRWDHSLSFALQFHALIHILYSACNLFVDMPRQGSYCCKINSSVSCDAEKSSRIRDSGSTIPSKLPPVSVLRPQSRDNEIK, via the exons ATGCGTGTGGCGCTCGACGCTCCTGAGCCGCGCTTCCGCCGCTACCCCTGCCTGTGCCACCATCTCAAGCTTCCGCCACCGCGCAACGCCATCGATTTCCTACGCTACGACGTGTTCTCGAACGATTTTGGACACCGCGTCCTACCCTGCACCAACACCTCAAGCTTCCGCCGCCGCACGGCGCCATCGATCTCCTCCGTTGCGACGTCTTCTCGGACAATTCTCGGCACCCTAGGACATCACGAACATGGGGACATCGACCCGTGGTCAATTCCCCTAGCCGTCTGCCACCATGGCCAGAGAGGAGCACCATGGATGTACTTTGTCTCCCATGTGCCGGGGAGCGCAGCTGTACTTCCTCTCATGGATGAGCGCGGAGGGGTTGCGGGATATAGCCTCCAGCAACAACGATGGCGGCGGCAACGGCACCATCCTCACCGGACGATTACATGTGGCGCAGCGGCGGTGTCCTCTAGCCTCTCCCACTTTCTTCGTCAACACCAACAACGAGGTGGAAGCTTCCCAAGGCGGCCATGGCGGCTTGCCACGCCACCAGGCGATGTGCCAAGATGGGATCATTCTCTCAGTTTTGCCCTGCAGTTCCATGCATTGATTCATATCTTGTATTCTGCATGCAACCTGTTTGTCGATATGCCAAG GCAAGGAAGCTACTGCTGCAAGATCAATTCTTCCGTCAGTTGCGACGCGGAGAAGTCATCAAG GATCAGGGACTCAGGGTCTACAATACCATCAAAGTTGCCACCAGTATCAGTGCTGAGACCTCAATCAAGAGATAATGAGATTAAATAA